Proteins from a single region of Scylla paramamosain isolate STU-SP2022 chromosome 13, ASM3559412v1, whole genome shotgun sequence:
- the LOC135106206 gene encoding uncharacterized protein LOC135106206 translates to MAIPVAEKLGAVTLLLRMDSLSYQRAPHLSDLLAYNDDIVGPLAGKGSFDTAIRDHVLKGPFAPHTLADPTILSYSRAPIRAPPLGFTTPPDSGKASEVREHEAPEGPNGTPPEELLNNTLRERISPNRTPAERMRTAEPRPTPSFHNTAAPGSDAPGSRLTIFVDLWRSASRSIFNIIKKGFHWTWQSQAPQLCTPTHLDSTPNPDLSLAVTDLLSKQAIYQVSPQPCFLSRVFLVPKQTGGLHFIINLTQLNKHIHSPCFNISNHSILADMLSPPTWTTSIDLYDAYFHVPVKATLHKYLAFTHDGKLFFFRALPFRLNVAPYIFTRILHYPLSLLHQQGIPILAYIDDWIIWGKSPDLVSHAYTTTTSVLSCLGFLINHKKSQPVPTQDANWLGVQWITDQGLWGIPISKQEELRDLLHRFSVAPTTSRREWERL, encoded by the exons ATGGCAATTCCTGTTGCAGAGAAACTCGGAGCCGTCACCCTTCTGCTCCGCATGGACTCGCTTTCTTACCAGCGTGCACCCCATCTCAGCGACCTTCTTGCCTACAATGATGATATCGTTGGGCCTCTTGCAGGCAAAGGCTCCTTCGATACTGCTATCCGGGACCACGTTCTAAAG GGTCCTTTCGCTCCCCATACCCTCGCGGACCCTACCATCCTCAGCTACAGCCGCGCTCCCATACGGGCTCCTCCACTCGGTTTTACAACCCCACCAGACAGTGGCAAGGCTTCAGAGGTACGGGAACACGAGGCTCCAGAGGGCCCCAACGGCACACCTCCCGAGGAGCTTCTAAACAACACTCTGCGGGAGCGTATCAGCCCCAACCGGACCCCAGCAGAACGAATGCGGACCGCAGAACCAAGACCAACCCCAAGCTTCCACAACACGGCAGCGCCGGGAAGTGACGCTCCCGGCAGTCGCCTCACAATCTTTGTGGATCTATGGCGATCGGCTTCCAGAAGCATCTTCAACATCATCAAAAAGGGTTTCCACTGGACCTGGCAGTCGCAAGCTCCACAGCTTTGCACCCCCACCCACCTCGATTCCACTCCAAATCCCGACCTGTCTCTTGCGGTCACGGATCTCCTTTCAAAACAGGCAATATACCAAGTCTCTCCACAACCTTGCTTCCTATCACGCGTCTTCTTGGTTCCCAAGCAGACTGGGGGCCTCCATTTCATAATAAATCTCACGCAGCTCAACAAGCACATACACTCCCCCTGCTTCAATATATCGAACCACTCCATTCTGGCAGACATGCTATCACCTCCCACTTGGACGACGTCAATCGACCTATACGACGCCTACTTCCACGTTCCCGTCAAAGCCACATTACACAAATACCTAGCCTTCACACACGACGGaaagcttttcttcttccgTGCCCTACCTTTCAGGCTCAACGTGGCTCCGTACATCTTCACTCGCATTCTGCATtacccactctctcttctccatcaaCAAGGCATCCCCATCCTCGCTTACATAGACGACTGGATAATTTGGGGAAAATCTCCAGATCTTGTGTCTCATGCCTACACAACTACCACTTCCGTGTTATCCTGCCTTGGCTTCCTTATCAACCACAAGAAATCACAACCAGTCCCAACACAGGACGCAAATTGGCTCGGTGTCCAATGGATCACCGACCAGGGCCTTTGGGGTATACCCATCTCAAAGCAAGAAGAACTTCGAGACCTCCTCCACAGGTTTTCCGTGGCTCCTACCACATCCCGCAGAGAATGGGAACGCCTATGA